The proteins below are encoded in one region of Micromonospora sp. DSM 45708:
- a CDS encoding DUF1540 domain-containing protein, producing MTASMEMPRVQECAVRSCAYNHTNDCHAFAITIGSSDHAHCHTYVDMPVRGGIEQLTAQVGACSRADCQHNSDLECRAPAITVGPDNDLADCMTYRSR from the coding sequence ATGACCGCGTCGATGGAGATGCCCCGGGTCCAGGAGTGCGCCGTCCGGTCCTGCGCCTACAACCACACGAACGACTGCCACGCGTTCGCCATCACGATCGGCAGCAGCGACCACGCACACTGCCACACCTACGTGGACATGCCGGTGCGCGGCGGCATCGAGCAGCTCACCGCGCAGGTCGGCGCCTGCTCACGCGCCGACTGCCAGCACAACTCCGACCTGGAGTGCCGCGCCCCCGCCATCACCGTCGGACCGGACAACGACCTGGCCGACTGCATGACCTACCGCAGCCGCTGA
- a CDS encoding DUF4126 domain-containing protein — translation MLEVLTGSGLAASAGLNAYIPLMLMGLLARYTDLIELPSGWQWLGNGWVLLILAVLLAVEMVADKVPVVDHVNDMVQTVVRPTAGGLAFGAGSGSETVTVSDPDTFFSTHQWVPVVVGVFIALGVHLLKAAARPVVNATTAGFGAPVASTAEDATSVLMSVVAILLPVLVLVFAVGLVAFAVWLVRRRRGRRRERAAARAAGFRV, via the coding sequence GTGCTCGAAGTCCTCACCGGTTCCGGTCTGGCCGCCTCGGCGGGCCTGAACGCCTACATCCCGCTGATGCTGATGGGCCTGCTGGCCCGCTACACCGACCTGATCGAGCTGCCGAGCGGCTGGCAGTGGCTCGGCAACGGCTGGGTGCTGCTGATCCTCGCCGTCCTGCTGGCGGTGGAGATGGTGGCCGACAAGGTGCCGGTGGTCGACCACGTCAACGACATGGTGCAGACGGTGGTCCGGCCGACCGCCGGTGGTCTGGCGTTCGGCGCCGGGTCCGGGTCGGAGACGGTCACGGTCAGCGACCCGGACACGTTCTTCTCCACCCACCAGTGGGTGCCGGTGGTGGTCGGCGTGTTCATCGCGCTCGGCGTGCACCTGCTCAAGGCCGCCGCCCGGCCGGTCGTCAACGCCACCACTGCCGGCTTCGGCGCACCGGTGGCCAGCACCGCCGAGGACGCGACGAGCGTGCTCATGTCGGTGGTGGCGATCCTGCTGCCGGTGCTGGTGCTGGTGTTCGCGGTCGGCCTGGTCGCCTTCGCGGTCTGGCTGGTACGCCGCCGCCGGGGCCGCCGACGGGAACGCGCGGCGGCTCGGGCCGCCGGCTTCCGCGTCTGA
- the nucS gene encoding endonuclease NucS, whose product MRLVIAKCSVDYVGRLSAHLPPATRLLMVKADGSVSIHADDRAYKPLNWMSPPCRLEEAPGVWRVVNKAGEELRITLEEIFQDTSYELGIDPGLRKDGVEAHLQELLAANPGTLGEGFTLVRREYMTAIGPVDLLCRDANAGAVAVEVKRRGEIDGVEQLTRYLELMNRDPLLAPVTGVFAAQEIKPQARVLATDRGIRCVVVDYDRLRGVERDELTLF is encoded by the coding sequence GTGCGGTTGGTCATTGCGAAGTGCTCAGTGGACTATGTCGGACGGCTCTCGGCGCACCTGCCGCCGGCCACCCGGCTGCTCATGGTCAAGGCGGACGGCTCGGTGTCGATCCACGCGGACGACCGGGCCTACAAGCCGTTGAACTGGATGAGCCCGCCGTGCCGGCTGGAGGAGGCGCCCGGCGTCTGGCGGGTGGTCAACAAGGCCGGCGAGGAGCTGCGCATCACACTGGAGGAGATCTTCCAGGACACCTCGTACGAGCTGGGCATCGACCCCGGGCTGCGCAAGGACGGCGTGGAGGCGCACCTCCAGGAGCTGCTCGCCGCCAACCCGGGCACGCTCGGCGAGGGCTTCACGCTGGTCCGGCGGGAGTACATGACCGCGATCGGCCCGGTCGACCTGCTCTGCCGGGACGCCAACGCCGGCGCGGTCGCGGTCGAGGTGAAGCGGCGCGGCGAGATCGACGGGGTGGAGCAGCTCACCCGCTACCTGGAGCTGATGAACCGCGACCCGCTGCTCGCGCCGGTCACCGGCGTGTTCGCCGCGCAGGAGATCAAGCCACAGGCCCGGGTGCTCGCCACCGACCGCGGCATCCGCTGCGTCGTGGTCGACTACGACAGGCTGCGCGGCGTCGAGCGCGACGAGCTGACGCTCTTCTGA